From the Jilunia laotingensis genome, the window CTACTGCTTTCGGGAAATACGCAGCCGACCGTCTCCTCGGAAACGATCCGGAGTGCCCATCTGCTCACACCTACGGAAAAGATCATTCTAAAAGAGATAGCTTTGGGGAAGACGACCAAAGAGATCGCCTCCGATAAGAATTTAAGCTTTCACACGATCAATAGTCACAGGAAGAACATATTCCGGAAACTGGGCGTGAATAATGTACATGAAGCCACGAAATATGCTATGCGGGCAGGAATCGTAGATTTAGCGGAATACTATATATAAGTGCCCGGGTAGACACGAGAAGATATGGCTATCCTATCTCCCCGCTCCCAATACAAAGTTTCGCAGCTTCATCATAAATAACTCCGAATTGTCCCGGAGCTATTCCCTGCAATTTCCCGGAAGAAAGAACCCGGTATTTTCCATCTTCTATCAAAAGCCGACCTTTGGTAAATTCTGGTGTATGACGAATTTTAAAAGTAATGGCTATATCCTTCCGTTCAGAGTCTTTCCAAGGATCATCCGTTATAAAGTGAAAATCAGAAAGCATAAACTCTGTCCCATATTGAGTCTCCACTCCATAGCCGTGAGAGACATAAACTATATTTTCTTCTATATCCTTTTTTACGACAAACCAAGGACCTCCACTTAACCCCAGCCCTTTTCGTTGACCGATGGTATGAAACCAATAACCACGATGGGTGCCGATCCGTTTCCCCGTTTCAAATTCAATGATAGCCCCCTCTCTCTCACCAAGAAATCGCCGGACAAAATCGTTATAGTCAATCTTCCCCAGAAAACAGATGCCCTGACTATCTTTTCTTCGAGCGTTTGGCAAACCTGCATTCAGTGCAATCTCCCGGACTTCCTGCTTCATCAGATGTCCGATCGGGAACATGAGTTTCGAAACTTGCAAATAATCGATCTGAGCCAGAAAATCCGTTTGATCCTTAACGGGATCTTTGGCTGTACCCAACCAGATTTTCCCATCCTGTTCCAGAGTTGTGGCATAATGTCCCGTAGCTGTATAGTCAAAATCCTTGCCTACCTGCTGTTCAAAACAACCGAACTTAATCAGTTTATTGCACATCACATCAGGATTGGGAGTTTGTCCCTTCTTAATCTTTTCAAGGGCATATGCCGCCACATTGTCCCAATACTGACGATGCAGATCGATCACCTCCAAAGACAAACCATATTTACGAGCTATGACCTTGGCCAATTCAATATCTTCCTCGGCAGAACAATCCATATGCTCCTCCCCTTCCATTCCAATCTTAATATAGAAAAGAGTCGGGCGAAACCCTTGCTCACAGAGAAGGTGAACAACCACTGAACTGTCCACACCACCGGATAATAATGCTGCTATATTCTTCATAGACGCAAAGATAGGCTGCATAACGTTTACAGGCAATCACACAATAAAGGCATTTTTATACCACAATTGTGGTAGATAAGCGAAGTATTTCCTACATTTGCAACTCATAAAGTCGATAAAGATATGAAGATAAGAAACATATTGCTAATTCCCTCATTGCTCATCCTATTATTCTCTGGCATATCCTCTTGCGGAGTGGACCGTTGGCCGGAATATGCTTCCGAAACAAAACTGGACTTATGGATAGACAGCGTGATGAAACAGGAGTACCTATGGTACAAAGAGATGCCTTCTGTTCCCTTGGGCGGAAAATATTTCGAAGCTCCGGGCACATTCCTGAAATCCCTTTTATACGCGGAAAAAGACAAAAGCTATTCATACATCGACACCATACGAAATACCCCCGTTCCCAGTTATGGATTCAACTATACGACCCACCGGAGTGCAAATGCAGACACGCTTTATGAAGCTTTAGTGACTTATGTGCTTCCCCATTCACCCGCTTCAATAGCGGGACTTGAACGAGGTGACTGGATCGTGAAAGTGAACGATGAACTGATCACCAAGAAAAATGAAAAGGAGCTATTCGAGTCCGGACAAGCCATGAAACTGTCTCTCGGAAAATATGAAATTAAGAAAGTAGAGACTGGAGAAGGAGATGACAAGAAAGTGGTGGAAAAGGGGATCGTAACGGAAACGGGAGAAATAATCAATGTAGGCCCTGAAGAAGTGGTGGAAGATAATCCCGTACACTATAGCGAAATCATAACAACGGCTACGGGAGCTAAAGCCGGTTATCTGGTGTACAGCCATTTCACATCCGGTACTGCAACGGACAAAGAAAAGTATAACAGCGAATTACGGAAAATATCCAAAGAGTTTGCCGATGCGGGAATCACATACTTCATTCTCGACCTGCGTTACAATACGGGCGGTTCTTTGGAATGTGCGCAATTACTGTCTACTCTTATGGCACCGTCCAATGCGCTAGGTACTCCTTTTGCCTATTTGGAATACAATGATAAACAGACTGCCAAAAATAAAGAATTATTGTTCGATCCAGAATTAATAGGAAGTACAGGAAAAAACATGAACCTATCCTATGGATTTATCATCTCGAGCAGTACGACATCAGGAATGGCAGGCATCATGCTTAACTGCATAGTACCACATGGGAAATACGTCTTAATCGGCAGTAATGTCGCTTGTCCCGGAGTGACTACCGAGGCTTTTATCAGTCCTGAACGCACTTGGGCGCTCAATCCGGTAGTATGCACCGTTTATAATAGCGAAGATGAATCCGGTGAAGGGGGAAGCTTCACTGCCGGCTATACAGCCAATGAATCGGAAGATCTCACCAAGTTCTTACCGTTTGGAAATAAAGATGAAGCCCTGTTGAGCATTGCCATCGGCTTAATTGACGGAACTTACCCGCCAAAGGATGATGAAAAGCCGAAAACTAAAATGTCACCGATAAAAAGCATAAACAAAGCCCATCCCGATAAGGTAAGGAACGGGACAAGATTAAAATAAAAACAACTAAACAGCAAAAGGTAATGAATCAGATCAAATACTGTCTTCCGGTACTGTTACTTCTCTCCATTATGGTGGGATGTGACAACGAACCGGAAGAAAGCCCGGAGGAAGAAATCAGAACCCTCACCGTCACCGAGACAACAGGACAAGGTTCTGAAAAAGTAACTACTAAACAACAGTTTTTCTATGAAACCGGCAAACTGGTTCAACACACCACCACCCAAACCTTTACTGATTTATTCTGTCAAACGGAGTATACATGGACTGTAAGTACACAGATCGGTTATGAATCGGGCAAAGTCATCGTCTCCGATGATGCCGGCAATGTATCTACCTACCTAATGGATGACAATGGACGTGCGGAGAGTTGTATCCGAAACGAACCTTCCGGGAACATTCGTTATTATACTTTCAGTTATTCTCCCGACAATGGAATTCTCAGCGGAATCAAAGAAGAGATGAATGGGAAGGTGTATTCAGAAATCACTCTTGCACCTTCCACTGTTGCCGGCAAAATGACAATCACAGGCAAAGTAGACAATTTTGGAAACACTTATATAGCCAGTACCGACAATGACTCTCCGGGTATCTCCAACGAAACAAGCAAATTGCCATGGGTGTTCCTTGCGGAAAGTTATCCTTTATCTTTCCATGAAGAAGCACTTTATGCCAACATTCTCGGTACGCCTCTACCACTACTTCCCGGACGTTTGGATATAGAAGGAAGCAATGAAGTAACGACTTACAGCTATACTACCGACAAGAAAGGCTATGTAACTTCGTGTGCCATGCGAACCGGAACAACAAGGGCAGCGTGGAGTCGCTATATAGAATATTCATATGACCTTGTTTTGTCAAATGCAGATTTACGTATTCTTAACTAAAAACAGGGATTAAGAGGGGGAGATTCTTTTGAATCGCGAGACGGTATCATTCGAATAACAACAATAATGTAATTCATCGTGACATCTGTTTAATCTAAAGATTAATTGACGCAACATATAAAAACAGTCAACCCCATTGTATTGGAACTGACTGCCTTCATAAAAGAATTTTATTATTTACTTTCTAACTGGACGAACTGGGAAACCATACGCAGGATTGAAAACACCATAGGTTACATCACTTCCCTCATCATAATAATCGGTGAGTGCAATTCCACGTTTTACATAGTCATATTGATAATCGTTACCACCAACTAATCTTCCCTGATACCAATGAATCTCACTTGTCCATGCATACAAGCATCCATTATTTTTCACAACACCGCTAAGTTTATA encodes:
- the mnmA gene encoding tRNA 2-thiouridine(34) synthase MnmA, producing MKNIAALLSGGVDSSVVVHLLCEQGFRPTLFYIKIGMEGEEHMDCSAEEDIELAKVIARKYGLSLEVIDLHRQYWDNVAAYALEKIKKGQTPNPDVMCNKLIKFGCFEQQVGKDFDYTATGHYATTLEQDGKIWLGTAKDPVKDQTDFLAQIDYLQVSKLMFPIGHLMKQEVREIALNAGLPNARRKDSQGICFLGKIDYNDFVRRFLGEREGAIIEFETGKRIGTHRGYWFHTIGQRKGLGLSGGPWFVVKKDIEENIVYVSHGYGVETQYGTEFMLSDFHFITDDPWKDSERKDIAITFKIRHTPEFTKGRLLIEDGKYRVLSSGKLQGIAPGQFGVIYDEAAKLCIGSGEIG
- a CDS encoding S41 family peptidase, coding for MKIRNILLIPSLLILLFSGISSCGVDRWPEYASETKLDLWIDSVMKQEYLWYKEMPSVPLGGKYFEAPGTFLKSLLYAEKDKSYSYIDTIRNTPVPSYGFNYTTHRSANADTLYEALVTYVLPHSPASIAGLERGDWIVKVNDELITKKNEKELFESGQAMKLSLGKYEIKKVETGEGDDKKVVEKGIVTETGEIINVGPEEVVEDNPVHYSEIITTATGAKAGYLVYSHFTSGTATDKEKYNSELRKISKEFADAGITYFILDLRYNTGGSLECAQLLSTLMAPSNALGTPFAYLEYNDKQTAKNKELLFDPELIGSTGKNMNLSYGFIISSSTTSGMAGIMLNCIVPHGKYVLIGSNVACPGVTTEAFISPERTWALNPVVCTVYNSEDESGEGGSFTAGYTANESEDLTKFLPFGNKDEALLSIAIGLIDGTYPPKDDEKPKTKMSPIKSINKAHPDKVRNGTRLK
- a CDS encoding DUF4595 domain-containing protein, with the protein product MNQIKYCLPVLLLLSIMVGCDNEPEESPEEEIRTLTVTETTGQGSEKVTTKQQFFYETGKLVQHTTTQTFTDLFCQTEYTWTVSTQIGYESGKVIVSDDAGNVSTYLMDDNGRAESCIRNEPSGNIRYYTFSYSPDNGILSGIKEEMNGKVYSEITLAPSTVAGKMTITGKVDNFGNTYIASTDNDSPGISNETSKLPWVFLAESYPLSFHEEALYANILGTPLPLLPGRLDIEGSNEVTTYSYTTDKKGYVTSCAMRTGTTRAAWSRYIEYSYDLVLSNADLRILN